A genomic stretch from Vibrio neptunius includes:
- the dnaA gene encoding chromosomal replication initiator protein DnaA, translating to MSSSLWLQCMQQLQEELPATEFSMWVRPLQAELNDNTLTLFAPNRFVMDWVRDRYLNSINRLLQEYCGNDIPSLRFEVGSRPVSAPKPAPKRTPADVAAESSAPAQLQARKPVHKTWDDDEQKVAEINHRSNVNIKHKFNNFVEGKSNQLGLAAARQVADNPGAAYNPLFLYGGTGLGKTHLLHAVGNAIVDNKPNAKVVYMHSERFVQDMVKALQNNAIEEFKRYYRSVDALLIDDIQFFANKERSQEEFFHTFNALLEGNQQIILTSDRYPKEISGVEDRLKSRFGWGLTVAIEPPELETRVAILMKKAEDHQIHLADEVAFFIAKRLRSNVRELEGALNRVIANANFTGRPITIDFVREALRDLLALQEKLVTIDNIQKTVAEYYKIKVADLLSKRRSRSVARPRQLAMALAKELTNHSLPEIGDAFGGRDHTTVLHACRKIEQLREESHDIKEDYSNLIRTLSS from the coding sequence GTGTCATCTTCGCTTTGGTTGCAATGTATGCAGCAGCTTCAAGAAGAGCTACCAGCTACAGAATTCAGTATGTGGGTACGTCCGTTACAAGCGGAGCTCAATGACAATACTCTCACTTTATTCGCACCTAATCGCTTTGTGATGGATTGGGTTCGCGATCGTTACCTCAACAGTATTAATCGTTTGTTGCAGGAATACTGCGGCAATGACATCCCGAGTTTACGTTTTGAAGTGGGGAGTCGCCCTGTTTCTGCACCCAAGCCAGCGCCGAAACGTACGCCAGCTGATGTGGCGGCAGAATCTTCGGCACCTGCTCAGCTTCAAGCGCGTAAACCAGTGCACAAAACGTGGGATGATGACGAGCAGAAGGTGGCAGAAATCAACCACCGTTCAAATGTGAACATCAAGCATAAGTTCAACAACTTCGTTGAAGGTAAATCAAACCAACTTGGTTTAGCGGCCGCTCGTCAGGTCGCAGATAACCCTGGCGCAGCGTACAATCCGTTATTCCTCTACGGTGGAACAGGCTTAGGTAAAACGCACTTGTTGCATGCGGTGGGTAATGCGATTGTGGATAACAAGCCGAACGCGAAAGTAGTCTACATGCACTCTGAGCGATTTGTTCAGGACATGGTAAAAGCGCTACAAAACAACGCGATTGAAGAGTTTAAACGCTACTACCGTAGTGTTGACGCTTTGCTGATCGATGACATCCAATTCTTCGCCAATAAAGAGCGCTCTCAGGAAGAGTTCTTTCATACCTTCAATGCGCTTTTAGAAGGCAATCAACAGATCATTTTGACTTCTGATCGCTATCCAAAAGAGATCAGTGGCGTAGAAGATCGCTTAAAATCCCGTTTTGGTTGGGGATTGACGGTGGCGATCGAGCCGCCTGAACTGGAAACCCGTGTCGCAATCTTGATGAAAAAAGCGGAAGATCACCAAATCCATCTTGCTGATGAAGTCGCATTTTTTATCGCCAAGCGACTGCGCTCGAATGTTCGCGAATTAGAAGGCGCTTTAAACCGCGTGATTGCGAATGCTAATTTTACTGGTCGCCCAATCACCATAGACTTTGTTCGTGAAGCATTGCGGGACTTATTGGCTCTACAAGAAAAATTGGTAACGATCGATAACATTCAAAAGACGGTGGCGGAATACTACAAGATTAAAGTCGCTGATCTGCTGTCTAAGCGTCGTTCGCGTTCGGTTGCTCGCCCGCGTCAATTAGCAATGGCGCTTGCGAAAGAGCTGACCAACCACAGCTTGCCTGAAATTGGCGATGCTTTTGGTGGTAGAGACCACACTACCGTATTACATGCTTGCCGAAAAATTGAACAATTGCGCGAAGAGAGTCACGACATCAAAGAAGATTATTCTAACCTGATTCGTACCCTTTCTTCTTAA
- the recF gene encoding DNA replication/repair protein RecF yields MPLSRLIIQQFRNIKACDIELSAGFNFLIGPNGSGKTSVLEAIYLLGHGRSFKSSLTGRVIQNDCEELFVHGRFLNSDQFELPIGINKQRDGSTEVKIGGQSGQKLAQLAQVLPLQLIHPEGFDLLTDGPKHRRAFIDWGVFHTESAFYDAWGRFKRLNKQRNALLKTATSYRELSYWDQEMARLAENISQWRATYVEQMTEKATAICQTFLPEFEIQLKYYRGWDKNTPYQAILVNNFERDQALGYTFSGPNKADLKIKVNGTPVEDVLSRGQLKLMVCALRVAQGQHLTEMTGKQCIYLIDDFASELDSQRRKRLADCLKETGAQVFVSSITESQIADMLDENGRMFHVEHGTIEQNI; encoded by the coding sequence ATGCCGCTTTCACGTCTTATTATTCAGCAGTTTCGCAACATTAAAGCCTGTGATATTGAACTATCAGCAGGCTTTAACTTTCTTATAGGTCCGAACGGCAGCGGCAAAACCAGTGTTCTGGAAGCCATCTACTTGCTTGGCCACGGCCGCTCTTTTAAAAGCTCCTTAACAGGGCGAGTCATCCAAAATGACTGTGAGGAGCTATTTGTACATGGCCGTTTTTTGAACTCGGATCAATTTGAGCTACCAATTGGCATTAATAAGCAGCGTGATGGCTCAACAGAGGTTAAAATAGGCGGTCAATCCGGACAAAAACTGGCTCAATTGGCACAGGTTCTGCCACTGCAATTGATCCATCCGGAAGGGTTTGATTTACTAACGGATGGCCCCAAACATCGCCGAGCATTTATCGACTGGGGTGTGTTTCACACTGAGTCGGCTTTCTATGATGCTTGGGGGCGGTTTAAGCGTCTGAATAAACAGCGCAATGCGTTGTTAAAAACGGCCACCAGCTATCGTGAGCTGTCGTATTGGGATCAGGAGATGGCAAGGCTGGCTGAAAACATCAGCCAGTGGCGAGCCACATATGTTGAACAGATGACCGAGAAAGCCACGGCAATCTGTCAGACATTTCTCCCCGAATTTGAGATCCAGCTGAAGTATTACCGAGGATGGGATAAGAACACACCTTATCAGGCTATTCTTGTGAACAATTTTGAGCGGGATCAGGCACTGGGTTACACCTTTAGTGGTCCGAATAAAGCCGATTTAAAAATTAAAGTGAACGGGACTCCGGTTGAGGATGTTCTGTCACGAGGTCAGCTCAAGCTCATGGTGTGTGCACTGCGCGTGGCGCAAGGTCAACACCTCACTGAGATGACCGGCAAGCAATGTATCTACTTAATTGATGACTTTGCCTCTGAATTAGATAGTCAACGTCGTAAGCGTCTAGCAGACTGCTTGAAGGAGACGGGGGCGCAAGTTTTTGTCAGTTCTATTACAGAAAGCCAAATCGCCGACATGTTGGACGAAAATGGCAGGATGTTCCATGTGGAACATGGCACAATAGAACAAAATATATAG
- the dnaN gene encoding DNA polymerase III subunit beta, with the protein MKFSIERNHLLKPLQQVSGALGGRPTLPILGNLLLKVEDNMLSMTATDLEVELISRVALEGDFEAGSVTVPSRKFLDICRGLPDDSVITFVLEGDRVQVRSGRSRFSLSTLPANDFPNIEDWQSEVEVSLTQGELRGLIEKTQFSMANQDVRYYLNGMLFEIDGTILRSVATDGHRMAVSQVQLGADFAQQQIIVPRKGVLELVKLLDAPEQPVTLQIGSSNVRAEVNNFVFTSKLVDGRFPDYRRVMPQTTTKTLEAECDELRQAFSRAAILSNEKFRGVRVNLADTEMRITANNPEQEEAEEMLDVSFEGEPIEIGFNVSYVLDVLNTLRCEKVRVSMSDANASAMIENVDDDGAMYVVMPIRL; encoded by the coding sequence ATGAAATTTTCCATTGAACGTAACCACTTACTTAAACCGCTCCAGCAAGTGTCTGGCGCATTAGGTGGTCGTCCAACTCTTCCTATTTTGGGTAACCTGTTACTGAAAGTTGAAGACAACATGTTGTCTATGACAGCAACAGACTTGGAAGTCGAGCTTATCAGCCGTGTCGCTTTGGAAGGCGATTTTGAAGCGGGCAGTGTGACCGTTCCCTCGCGTAAATTTTTGGATATCTGTCGTGGTCTGCCTGACGATTCTGTTATTACCTTTGTTTTAGAAGGCGACCGAGTTCAAGTTCGTTCTGGACGCAGCCGATTTTCTCTATCTACTTTACCTGCCAACGATTTTCCGAACATTGAAGACTGGCAGAGTGAAGTCGAAGTCTCGCTGACTCAAGGTGAATTACGTGGATTAATTGAGAAAACTCAATTCTCGATGGCAAACCAAGACGTACGTTACTACCTCAACGGCATGTTGTTTGAGATTGATGGTACGATACTACGCAGTGTTGCCACTGATGGCCACCGTATGGCGGTATCTCAGGTTCAACTAGGGGCGGACTTTGCTCAGCAGCAAATCATTGTGCCACGTAAAGGTGTACTGGAATTGGTTAAGTTGCTGGATGCGCCTGAGCAGCCTGTTACATTGCAAATTGGTAGTTCTAATGTTCGTGCAGAAGTGAACAACTTTGTCTTTACTTCTAAACTGGTTGATGGTCGTTTCCCGGACTACCGTCGCGTGATGCCACAAACGACGACCAAAACGCTTGAAGCGGAATGTGATGAGCTACGTCAGGCCTTCTCGCGTGCCGCTATTTTATCGAATGAAAAATTCCGTGGGGTGCGCGTTAACTTAGCGGATACGGAAATGCGTATTACCGCCAACAACCCGGAGCAAGAAGAAGCGGAAGAGATGTTGGATGTCAGCTTCGAAGGTGAGCCAATTGAGATTGGCTTTAATGTTAGCTATGTCTTGGATGTATTAAATACTCTGCGTTGTGAAAAAGTGCGCGTGTCGATGTCAGACGCTAACGCCAGTGCCATGATTGAAAACGTGGACGACGACGGCGCTATGTATGTGGTAATGCCGATTCGACTCTAG